The nucleotide sequence GTGGGCAGGGCGTCCAGGCGGGCGGCGATGATGGCGTGGACGGACTCGGGCAGGGGGAGCTCGACCGGGCCGCGGGCGTCGGGCATCGGCGGATGGTCGCGCACCATGCGCACGTACTCCTCGGCGAACAGGGGGTTGCCGCCGGCCGCGGCCACCAGGGCCGGGCCGACGCCGGTGGGAAGCCGGTGGGAGGCGAGGAGGGCCTCGAGCAGGTGGCCGGTGTCGGCCTCCGACAGCGGCTCCAGCTCGATGGCCAGGGCCGCGCCGTCGTTGCCGGCCAGGCCCGGCCGGCGCGCCAGCAGGTCCTTGCGGGCGGTGGCCACGACCAGCAGCGGAGCCGCCGGCGGGGTCCGCGGGTGCAGCGGCCGGCCGTGCCGGTCCGGGGTGGGGTGGCCGGTCGGCTCCAGCAGCTCCTCGACGAAGTCGAGCAGGGCGTCGTCGGCCCAGTGGAGGTCCTCCAGCACCAGCACCAGCGGCCGCCGGTTGGCCAGCCCGTACAGGAAGCGCCGCCAGGCGGTGAACGCCTCGTCGCGCCGGCCGTCGCGGTTGGCGGTGGCCACGGCGCCGTTCTCGGCCGAGCCGGCGAGCTCGTCGCCCTCGCCGACCAGGCCGCGCAGGTGCCCGGTGACCCACTCGACCGCGGCCGGGTCGTCGGCCAGGGCGTGGGCGACCACCCTGGACAGGCGCCGGCCGACCCGGTCGGCCGAGTCGTTCTCCATGATGCCGGCCTCGGCCTTGACGATCTCGGCCAGGGCCCAGTGGGTGATCCCGCCGCCACCCTGGGAGGAATGGCCCTCGTCCCAGGGCGAGGAGCGGCCCTGCCGCCAGGTCACCAGGTCGTCGGCGGCGTCCAGGGCCCGGCCGAGCTCGGCCACCAGCCGGCTCTTGCCGATGCCGGGCGGGCCGAGCAGGGTGACCAGCTGGGGCTGGCGCCCGGTCTTGGCCCGCTGGAACGCCTCCAGCAGCTGGCCCAGCTCGCGGTCGCGGCCGACCAGCGGCACCGGCCCGGCGGCCAGCGCGTCCATCCCGGTGCGGTTGCGCGGCTCCAGCGCGCTCCACACGCTCAGCGGCTTGGCCCGGCCGGCCAGGGCGATCAGGCTGGGCGGGCCGTAGCTGATCGAGCGCTCGGTGGCCCGGCCGGTCGTCTCCGACACCAGCACCGTCCCGCTCGGGGCGGCCTGCTGGAGCCGGGCGCAGGTGGCCACCGGGTCGCCGGCGACCCGCACGCCGTCGGTGACCAGGGCCTCGCCGGTGGTCACGGCGACCCGCAGCTGGATCCCGCCCCGATTCTCCGGGGGGCTACTCTTGAGCCCCCCGGACCCCTCGCCGGCGAGGGCGTCACGGATGGCCAGGGCGGCCCGCACGGCCCGCTCCGGGTCGTCCTCACGGGTCTGGGGGACGCCGAAGGTGGCCATGGTGATCCCGCCGATGGCCTGTTCCACGGTGCCGCCGAAGCTCACGACCTCGGCCCGTACCCGGTCCAGGTGGCGGTCGAGCATGGTGGAGACGTCCTCGGGGTCGCGCTCCCCGGCCTCGCCGAACGGCTCGTCGATCTCGGCGAACAGCACCGACACGAGCTTGCGCTCGACGCTGCCGCCGCCCTCGCCGGCCACCCCGGCGCCGTGGTCGGCGGCCGCGGCTCGCTCCTCGGCCTCGGGGTCGCCCGAGCGGGCCGGGACCAGCAGGTCGAGGGCCGGGTCCTGGGCGAGGATGGCCTGCTCGAGGCGCTGCAGGCCCACGCTGGGCTCGATCCCGAGCTCGTCGACCAGGATCTTGCGGGCCGCCCGGTAGGCGGCCAGGGCGTCGGCCTGGCGTCCGGAGCGGTACAGGGCGAGCATGAGCTGGCCGTGGAGGTGCTCGCGCAGCGGGTACACCCGGACCAGTGCCTCCAGCTCGGCCACCAGCTCGTGGTGGCGGCCCAGGGCCAGCTCGGCCTCGATCCGGGCCTCGGTGGAGGCGACCTGGAGCTCCTCGACGCCGACCAGCTCCGGCCAGGCGAGGTCGGCCGAGGCGGCCACGTCGGCCAGGGCCGGGCCGCGCCACAGGGCCAGCGCCTGGCGGAGCAGGTCGGCGGCCCGGGCCGGGTCGCCCTCGGAGAGGGCCTGGCGGCCCTCGCGGTCCAGGCGCTGGAAGCGGTGCAGGTCCAGGCGTTCGGGGTCGACCCGGAGCAGGTAGCCCGGGTCGCGGGTGACCAGGGTGCGAGGCGGGCCGGCGCCGTTGCCGGGCTCGATCGCCTTGCGCAGGGCGGCGACGTGGTTCTGGAGCGACTGCTTGACGGTCGGCGGCGGCTCCTCGCCCCAGACGGCCACGATCAGCTCCTCGGTGGACACCACCTGGTTGGGGTGGAGCAGCAGCTTGGCCAGCAGCATCCGGTGCTTGATGCTGCCGAGCCGCAGCGGCCGCTCACGCTGGCGAGCCTCCAGCGGGCCGAGGAGAAAGAAGTCGATCGTGCCTACCACCACGCCGA is from Actinomycetota bacterium and encodes:
- a CDS encoding BTAD domain-containing putative transcriptional regulator, with the translated sequence MVVGTIDFFLLGPLEARQRERPLRLGSIKHRMLLAKLLLHPNQVVSTEELIVAVWGEEPPPTVKQSLQNHVAALRKAIEPGNGAGPPRTLVTRDPGYLLRVDPERLDLHRFQRLDREGRQALSEGDPARAADLLRQALALWRGPALADVAASADLAWPELVGVEELQVASTEARIEAELALGRHHELVAELEALVRVYPLREHLHGQLMLALYRSGRQADALAAYRAARKILVDELGIEPSVGLQRLEQAILAQDPALDLLVPARSGDPEAEERAAAADHGAGVAGEGGGSVERKLVSVLFAEIDEPFGEAGERDPEDVSTMLDRHLDRVRAEVVSFGGTVEQAIGGITMATFGVPQTREDDPERAVRAALAIRDALAGEGSGGLKSSPPENRGGIQLRVAVTTGEALVTDGVRVAGDPVATCARLQQAAPSGTVLVSETTGRATERSISYGPPSLIALAGRAKPLSVWSALEPRNRTGMDALAAGPVPLVGRDRELGQLLEAFQRAKTGRQPQLVTLLGPPGIGKSRLVAELGRALDAADDLVTWRQGRSSPWDEGHSSQGGGGITHWALAEIVKAEAGIMENDSADRVGRRLSRVVAHALADDPAAVEWVTGHLRGLVGEGDELAGSAENGAVATANRDGRRDEAFTAWRRFLYGLANRRPLVLVLEDLHWADDALLDFVEELLEPTGHPTPDRHGRPLHPRTPPAAPLLVVATARKDLLARRPGLAGNDGAALAIELEPLSEADTGHLLEALLASHRLPTGVGPALVAAAGGNPLFAEEYVRMVRDHPPMPDARGPVELPLPESVHAIIAARLDALPTEEKAALQDLSVLGRVGWVGALAAVSGRTRAEVEACLERLAAKEFLYRAGRASMAGEREYGFRHVLVCEVAYGQIPRLERAGKHRRAAAWLESLSADRSELLAHHYGRALELASAAGQAPGDLTERARLALRDAGDRVSGLGAHVTAARYYARALAIWPPDDPERPDLELRAGEAQCLGEGTGEDLLVRARDGLLARGDRGRAAEAEARLGQLAYAKGQERASHMERALSLVADAPPSRSKAVVLSHGMIHLLVADRNADALQIAREGLAMARSLGDRDVEAAALGTIGAARVNLGDPGGIADLERCNALCEADGSSSVIPWQTNLAFCFALLGDLRRCFAARWAAWEAAERFGSALRLRWLELERASEHYWSGRWDQAIRVADSVAPDGESGAPHYMESECRLWRGRIRLARGQLGQALDDAGRAVALARETGDRLNVDPALAFGTRVLLAAGREAEAGKLLDELLATLGGRLLKPELGVDLAIGLVELDRPVEALDDVVPSRWLDAARAFAGGDPARAARIYAEIGSRPDEAGARLAAARHLLPTRPTEGRVELERAMTFFREAGATASLEQAKELLFALT